A portion of the Shewanella sp. SNU WT4 genome contains these proteins:
- a CDS encoding S46 family peptidase, whose translation MRITLIAAMVAVSTAAMADEGQWQPHQMPSISDKLVASGINISADQLADLTQHPMNAVVSLGYCTASFVSPQGLVVTNHHCAHGAIQYNSKKEHNYLAKGFLANQLNEELSAGPNEQLFITEAVDNVTTAVLNNVSEQALARYEAIEANKKALIKDCEVDKNYQCSVRSFHNGLEYYLIKQLILRDVRLVYAPPESVGSFGGDIDNYEYPRHSGDFTFLRAYVAKDGSPAAFHPDNVPYQPKSYLAINANGVNAGDGVFVAGYPGATSRYRLTSELLFAKDWQYPAQAARFQRQIDTITAMGEQDQAIKIAYASTLAGNANRMKKLNGLLDGFKATDIISIKGQQQAGFDAWLSKQAANRDVSKRLETLLSKQQQQIQTQFYFDNAQSSALLSAANQLYRWAKEQQKSDIERETGYQERDRKQFSAALARLDSRFISEVDKDLWRQDINAYIGQTNRVEALDKWLNVDADALNAKLDAMYAETRLTNKEQRLGWMEKSASEFEASRDPFIRLAVALYPSNMANEQKTKELVGELTMARPAVMQAIIDYYRANDWPVYPDANGTLRISYGSVDGYQSADGLYKQPFTRLEGIKAKHTGESPFNAPDKLLNAINAGNLGQHKVTSVYQDPRGWLCRLVSCAATPEQFNSVPVNFLSSVDTTGGNSGSPVFNGQGQLVGLNFDSTYEAITKDWFFNPTITRAVHVDIRYILWMMDKVDNAQNLLAELTIARD comes from the coding sequence ATGCGCATCACTTTGATTGCAGCTATGGTGGCGGTTTCAACCGCCGCTATGGCTGATGAAGGCCAATGGCAACCTCATCAAATGCCAAGCATTAGCGATAAATTAGTCGCCTCAGGCATCAACATAAGTGCCGACCAATTAGCCGACCTCACTCAGCATCCTATGAATGCCGTTGTCAGCCTCGGCTATTGTACCGCCAGTTTTGTTTCGCCCCAAGGGCTAGTTGTCACCAATCATCATTGTGCCCACGGCGCCATTCAATATAACAGTAAAAAAGAACACAATTATCTCGCCAAAGGCTTCCTGGCAAATCAATTAAATGAAGAACTTAGTGCCGGCCCTAATGAGCAGCTGTTTATTACCGAGGCGGTGGATAATGTCACGACTGCTGTACTTAACAATGTCAGCGAACAAGCTTTAGCGCGCTATGAGGCCATAGAAGCCAACAAGAAAGCCTTAATCAAGGACTGCGAAGTCGATAAGAACTATCAATGCTCAGTACGTAGCTTTCACAATGGCTTGGAATACTACCTCATCAAACAGTTAATTTTACGCGACGTGCGCTTAGTGTACGCGCCGCCTGAAAGTGTTGGCAGTTTTGGTGGCGACATTGATAACTACGAATACCCACGCCATAGCGGCGACTTTACTTTTCTGCGCGCTTATGTCGCTAAAGATGGCAGCCCTGCGGCATTTCATCCCGATAACGTGCCCTATCAGCCTAAGAGCTATTTAGCTATTAATGCCAATGGCGTGAACGCGGGTGATGGTGTGTTTGTGGCAGGCTATCCAGGTGCCACCAGTCGTTATCGCTTAACCTCTGAATTGCTGTTTGCTAAAGACTGGCAATATCCAGCGCAAGCGGCGCGCTTTCAGCGCCAAATTGACACTATTACGGCTATGGGTGAGCAAGACCAAGCCATCAAAATCGCCTACGCCAGCACTTTAGCCGGTAATGCCAATCGCATGAAAAAGCTTAATGGCTTACTCGATGGCTTTAAGGCCACTGATATCATTAGCATTAAAGGCCAGCAACAAGCAGGCTTTGATGCTTGGCTCAGTAAGCAAGCTGCCAATAGAGATGTCAGCAAGCGCTTAGAAACTTTACTGAGCAAACAGCAGCAACAAATTCAAACGCAATTTTATTTCGATAACGCCCAGTCAAGCGCCCTGTTAAGCGCTGCTAATCAACTCTATCGCTGGGCCAAGGAGCAGCAAAAGAGCGATATTGAGCGAGAAACTGGCTATCAAGAGCGCGATAGAAAGCAGTTTAGTGCCGCCTTAGCGCGTTTAGATTCACGCTTTATTAGCGAAGTTGATAAAGATTTGTGGCGGCAAGACATTAACGCTTATATCGGCCAAACGAATCGAGTCGAGGCGCTCGATAAGTGGCTTAATGTCGATGCTGATGCCCTCAATGCCAAGCTTGACGCTATGTATGCAGAAACCCGCTTAACCAATAAAGAGCAGCGCTTAGGCTGGATGGAAAAATCCGCCAGTGAATTTGAAGCCAGTCGCGATCCTTTCATTCGTCTAGCGGTCGCCTTATACCCAAGCAACATGGCAAACGAGCAAAAAACCAAAGAGTTAGTCGGTGAGCTTACTATGGCTCGCCCTGCCGTCATGCAAGCCATTATTGATTATTACCGCGCTAACGACTGGCCCGTGTACCCTGATGCCAACGGTACCTTAAGAATTAGCTATGGCAGTGTCGATGGCTATCAATCGGCTGACGGCCTGTATAAGCAGCCTTTTACTCGTCTTGAAGGCATTAAGGCCAAGCACACTGGAGAATCACCATTTAATGCCCCAGACAAATTACTGAATGCCATTAATGCCGGCAATCTTGGTCAGCATAAGGTGACGAGTGTTTATCAAGACCCACGCGGCTGGTTGTGTCGACTCGTGTCATGCGCTGCAACCCCTGAGCAATTTAACTCAGTGCCAGTGAATTTCCTCTCCAGCGTGGATACTACCGGTGGCAACTCAGGATCCCCAGTATTTAACGGTCAAGGCCAATTAGTAGGATTAAATTTTGATTCCACTTATGAAGCCATCACTAAGGATTGGTTCTTTAATCCAACCATAACCCGCGCCGTACATGTGGATATTCGCTACATCTTATGGATGATGGATAAGGTGGATAACGCGCAGAACTTATTGGCGGAACTTACAATAGCAAGGGATTAG
- the rpsR gene encoding 30S ribosomal protein S18 translates to MARYFRRRKFCRFTAEGVTEIDYKDIVTLKNYITESGKIVPSRITGTSAKYQRQLARAIKRARYLSLLPYTDLQ, encoded by the coding sequence ATGGCACGTTATTTCCGTCGTCGTAAGTTCTGCCGTTTCACCGCTGAAGGTGTTACTGAGATCGATTACAAAGATATTGTTACCCTGAAAAACTACATCACTGAGAGCGGTAAAATCGTTCCTAGCCGTATCACTGGTACTAGTGCTAAATACCAGCGTCAACTGGCTCGCGCTATCAAGCGTGCTCGTTATCTGTCACTGCTGCCGTACACTGATCTTCAGTAA
- the rplI gene encoding 50S ribosomal protein L9 — MNVILLDKIANLGNLGDKVTVKAGYARNYLLPQGKAVVANAANTEVFEARRAELEAKLAAELTAANERAEKIVALGAVVIASKAGDEGKLFGSVGNRDIADAVTAAGVALAKSEVRLPLGALRNTGDFEVEVQLHTEVKSVVKVTVVAEA; from the coding sequence ATGAACGTTATTTTGCTTGATAAAATCGCGAACCTGGGCAACCTGGGTGACAAAGTTACTGTTAAAGCCGGTTATGCTCGTAACTACCTGCTGCCACAAGGCAAAGCAGTTGTAGCTAACGCTGCTAACACTGAAGTTTTCGAAGCTCGCCGCGCCGAGCTGGAAGCTAAATTAGCTGCAGAATTAACTGCTGCTAACGAACGTGCTGAAAAGATCGTTGCCTTAGGAGCAGTTGTTATTGCTTCTAAAGCTGGCGATGAAGGTAAGCTGTTCGGTTCAGTTGGCAACCGTGATATCGCTGATGCAGTTACTGCTGCTGGCGTTGCTCTGGCTAAATCTGAAGTACGTCTGCCACTGGGCGCTCTGCGCAACACTGGCGACTTCGAAGTTGAAGTTCAGTTGCACACCGAAGTTAAGTCTGTTGTTAAAGTAACTGTTGTTGCAGAAGCTTAA
- the priB gene encoding primosomal replication protein N, with translation MSLNHLSMSGSIVRSRQFDSPAGISHWVLTLEHKSQRYQAEMLRNVYCQIQVILSGERFLSVADKLKAGVEIEVQGFINLQQSRNGQNRLVLHAENVELKS, from the coding sequence GTGTCACTGAATCATCTGTCTATGTCTGGGAGCATAGTGCGCTCAAGACAATTTGACAGTCCTGCTGGCATTAGCCATTGGGTGTTAACTCTGGAACATAAGTCTCAGCGTTATCAAGCCGAAATGTTGCGCAATGTATATTGCCAGATACAGGTGATTTTAAGTGGAGAGCGCTTTTTAAGCGTCGCAGACAAACTAAAAGCCGGTGTGGAGATCGAGGTGCAGGGATTTATTAATCTGCAGCAAAGCCGAAACGGGCAAAACCGTTTGGTTCTCCATGCTGAAAATGTCGAATTGAAATCTTAG
- the rpsF gene encoding 30S ribosomal protein S6, which produces MRHYEIVFMVHPDQSEQVPGMIERYTGLITEANGKIDRLEDWGRRQLAYPIQDLHKAHYVLMNVEATAAVIEELETAFRFNDAVLRSMVMRTKAAITEASPMSKAREERDSRRSFSSDRDEATENAEESAE; this is translated from the coding sequence ATGCGTCATTACGAAATCGTATTTATGGTTCACCCAGATCAAAGTGAACAAGTACCAGGCATGATCGAGCGTTACACAGGTTTAATCACCGAAGCTAACGGCAAAATTGATCGTCTGGAAGATTGGGGCCGTCGTCAACTGGCTTACCCAATCCAAGACCTGCATAAAGCTCACTATGTTCTGATGAACGTAGAAGCAACTGCTGCAGTAATCGAAGAACTGGAAACTGCTTTCCGTTTCAACGACGCCGTTCTGCGTAGCATGGTAATGCGTACTAAAGCAGCCATCACTGAAGCTTCTCCAATGTCTAAGGCCAGAGAAGAGCGCGACTCACGTCGTTCTTTCTCATCTGACCGTGACGAAGCTACTGAAAACGCTGAAGAATCTGCTGAGTAA